AAGAATGTTTCATTCTTATGGTTTGACCATTGCCTATTCACGAAAAGATCAGGTGTCTGATCGATTTGTAACCAACGAAATAAAACAGCAAAAAATTATTGCCACTTATATTCCGCCTGTTTTCCTGATGGTGGCAGCGTTTTTATTAAATTTGGTGACAGGACGTTTAATAAGTAAAGAGCGCGAGCAAATAGCAACTCTAAAGGCATTGGGTTATGGTGATTTGGCGATTGCCTACCACTATATAAAAATAATTTTAATTATTATTGTTATTGGGTCGCTTGCTGGGGTGTCATTAGGTGCCTGGTTTGGTAATTTGATGACGGAGCTCTATACTGAGTATTTCAGGTTTCCCAAGTTCTCTTATCTTTTTTCCATTCTGGCTGCTCTCATTGGGATCCTGGTTTGCCTTTTGGCTGCTCTTTTGGGAACATTACGCGCGATTTACCAGGTCATAAATCTCATGCCTGCCGTAGCGATGAAACCGCCTGCCCCTATCGTGTATCGAGCCACTGTGATTGAAAAAATTAAATTTTTTTCAAGACTTCCCAGTAGTGTCAAAATGGTTTATCGATATATTTTGCGCCATTTTTTACGCACTATGTTGACTTGTGTGGGCATTGCCTTGGCAATGGCTATCGTAATACTGGGATTGTTTTGGCAAGATGCGATACGTTATCTCATCAATACCCAATTTATAATGGCACAACGTGAACATGCCCTGGTTAGCTTTAATAATCCCGTTAATAAAATAGCGGTAGCGGAGTTGAATAAAATTATCGGGGTTACGAGCAGTGAAGGTTATCGTATTGTTCCTGCTCGGTTAACTTACCAACATCGAAGTGAGTTATCCTCGCTGTTTGGTATCGCTGAACATGCAAAATTAAAAATTTTATTAGACAAGCATCTTAATCGAATGACTATTCCTGAACAGGGTTTATTAATCAGTGAGGGATTGGCAGAACGATTGCACTTGGCGGTTGGTGACAGGCTTGATATCGAACTTCTGGAAGGGAATAAAGCAAAGACCCAATTGACAGTGCAAGGAATTATAAATGACTACGTAGGAATGTTCGCCTATATAGAAATCAAAGCGCTTAACCGTTTATTAAATGAGGATCGCTTAATCAATGCAGCGGCTATTACAGTAGACACGAAACATGTCAAACATTTATATAAAAAGGTAAAGGAAATACCCAAGATAGCTACTATTACTTTTAAAACATCCATTATTAAAACATTTGAGGAAACTTTCGCGAAACACATCCTTGTGTTTACTACCATTCTTGCGAGTTTTGCCATCATTATAGCTGTGAGTGTAGTTTATAATAATGCGAGCATTACCTTGGCAGAAAGAGCGAGGGAGTTAACTACGTTACAAGTTTTAGGATTTACTCAGGGAGAAGTATCCACATTACTGTTTTTAAATCACATGTTTGAGATAATAATCTCTACCCCTTTAGGATTAATTACCGGGTATTTGTTGTCCTGGTCTATACTGCAATTAATGCAAACCGATTGGTTTAAGATTCCTTTTGTTATAGAAGCTAAAACCTATGTTATTTCGATTATGGTTATATTTTTTTCTAGTTTAATTAGTTTTTATATTATTCAGCGTAAAGCAAGCCATCTGAATTTGACAGCCGTATTAAAGGTAGCAGACTGATGAAGACAATGAACCTGAATTTGAAAAAACTAATAGCGTATTTTCTGGCAATAGTCGTAGTTTTTGGTGTCGTTCTTTGGATCCTTTCTCACCAGGGTATTCCAGTTGAAAGGGCAAAAGTAAAATATGATCATTTCATTCAGTATATTGAAGATGATGCGAAAACACGTGCTATAAAAATATACACTATTGTGTCTCCCCTGTCAGGAGAATTGTTGCGCATTAATTTGACGGAAGGTGATAAAGTAAAAAAAGATGACGTAATTGCCACTATTAAGTCCAAAATCCCGGCTTTGCTAGACATTCGAGCAAAGCAAGAGTTAGAACAGGAATTGGGTACGGCTGAGGCCTTGTATGAACAGGCAAAGGCAGAGTCAATTCGTGCTGAAGCAGCACTGGAGACGGCCAAGTCGGATTTAAAAAGAAAGGAACCGCTGGCAAAAAAAGGATTCGTTTCGGAAACAGAATTGGAACATGCCCAGTTGGAATATCAATTAAGACAGAAAGAGCATAATGCCGCGTTGCGAAAATTACATGCTGCAGAGCATTACATTTTAAAAGTTAAAGCATCGCTTTCAGCAACAGAGGGCAGTGCAACGAGTCCGCAAGA
Above is a genomic segment from Legionella pneumophila subsp. pascullei containing:
- a CDS encoding ABC transporter permease — protein: MVTALNKKLWRDVIKLRSQIITIALVVCSGVSVLIASVNTYVSLRNAQQEFYSKYHFADVFASLKRAPDYLEKRITEISGVSRVETRIVKDVVLDLPWMPEPAVGRFISISDKNKPGLNQLFLRQGRWPESNRYDEILVNESFANSHDLKPGDGIIALLNGHRERLKIVGIALSPEYVYAIRGEDLLPDNRHFGIFWMDRKALSTAFGMQGAFNDISIKLAPNASEQFVMAQLERMFHSYGLTIAYSRKDQVSDRFVTNEIKQQKIIATYIPPVFLMVAAFLLNLVTGRLISKEREQIATLKALGYGDLAIAYHYIKIILIIIVIGSLAGVSLGAWFGNLMTELYTEYFRFPKFSYLFSILAALIGILVCLLAALLGTLRAIYQVINLMPAVAMKPPAPIVYRATVIEKIKFFSRLPSSVKMVYRYILRHFLRTMLTCVGIALAMAIVILGLFWQDAIRYLINTQFIMAQREHALVSFNNPVNKIAVAELNKIIGVTSSEGYRIVPARLTYQHRSELSSLFGIAEHAKLKILLDKHLNRMTIPEQGLLISEGLAERLHLAVGDRLDIELLEGNKAKTQLTVQGIINDYVGMFAYIEIKALNRLLNEDRLINAAAITVDTKHVKHLYKKVKEIPKIATITFKTSIIKTFEETFAKHILVFTTILASFAIIIAVSVVYNNASITLAERARELTTLQVLGFTQGEVSTLLFLNHMFEIIISTPLGLITGYLLSWSILQLMQTDWFKIPFVIEAKTYVISIMVIFFSSLISFYIIQRKASHLNLTAVLKVAD
- a CDS encoding efflux RND transporter periplasmic adaptor subunit; translated protein: MKTMNLNLKKLIAYFLAIVVVFGVVLWILSHQGIPVERAKVKYDHFIQYIEDDAKTRAIKIYTIVSPLSGELLRINLTEGDKVKKDDVIATIKSKIPALLDIRAKQELEQELGTAEALYEQAKAESIRAEAALETAKSDLKRKEPLAKKGFVSETELEHAQLEYQLRQKEHNAALRKLHAAEHYILKVKASLSATEGSATSPQDKIEVRSPVTGSILRVIEKSSTTVEPGTKIMDIADVVGLEVVADILSDDAAKIPPHARVIIKRWGGPYPLEGRVRIVEPSGYTKISALGVEEQRVNVIIDITTPYELWKNLGDGYRVDVEIILFESNHALVVPMSALFRDGEDWAVFVVKGHRAYKKKLTIKYHNPDYAVIESGLELGDEVILYPSSLIHDEVLIK